From the Acidimicrobiales bacterium genome, the window CCTAACGCAGGCGAGCAGGTCGCCGTACAAGAGGGACTTGGCCAGTGCCTCGAGCATGTCGCGGACGTCGCGGGGCACGGCGTCCTTGTGGTCGTGGTACGGAGTCAGCATCACCATGCCGGCGCTATTCCCAGACAGAAAGACCTGGCCCTCGATCCCTGCCCTCTCCGAGAACGACCGGACGACGACGTGGCCGAACGGCGATGTGCCGACCTCCATGTCCATCCAGCGGGGCTCCTTCATCGCACTGGAGACCAGGCAGGGTCGGGCGTCGCTGACCGTGTACCACTGGTCGCCCCCGACGCCGATACACAGGACGCCGGGCTCGGCGGCCACCTCGAGCAGGGCGTCGGCGTTCGAACGGGCACCGGCGGCGAACACGACGTCGGCGCCGGCGTCCATGGCCTCGCGTGCCGCGGCCGCACCTTCGTCGGCGTCGGCAGTGACGCTGACCACCTCGACGGCGGCATCCACGTGTGCGACACCGTTGGCGAAGCCGGCCGTGTAGTCCCCGGACATCGGGTCATCGGCGTCTAGCACCACGGCTACGGTCCGGGAGGAGGTCACCGACGCGGCCAGGGCACCGGCTAGGAACCCGGCCCGGTCCTCGCCGAAGGGGACACCGGCGAGGTTGGGGAGGGACACGTCGTGGGCCTGGTCGGCGCCGATGAAGTCGACGTCCGGGTGCTGTCCAGCAGCGGCCTCGGTGGCGGCGGCCATGCCGGCTCCGACGGTGACGATGGCGTCACAGCCGGCGTCCACGAAGAGGGCGATTTCCTCGGAACCGTCCGAACCCTCCCGTGCCTCGACGTAACCCGTCCGGAACTCCGGGTACTCGGGGCGCGCCTGGGCCCGCAGGTTCATCATGGAGCGGCGGCCAAACTCGAGGTTCATCCAGGTCTCCTCGTTGAACGCCTTGTCCTTGCGGCCGGCCGACGTGGTGACCAGGCAGGCGTCGAAGGACTCCTCGGACGTCCACGCCTCAGTCGTGGTCGTAGCCGGTGCCGTGGTGGTAGGCGCCTCGGTGGGTGCAGGCGCGGCGGTGGTCTCTGGAGCCGAGGTGGTGGTTGTCGGTGCGGCTGTAGTGGCCGCCGCCGCTTCGGTCGTTGCAGGTGGAGCGGTGGTGGCCGGCGTCGCGGTTTCGGAGCCACCCGCACATCCCGAAGCGACCAACAGAACAGCCAAGAGGATCCTGAGACGTGTCATGGCCCCAGTGTGACACTCAAACTGTTGGCAGGCGAAAGGGTCACCAGGACGCAGTAGATCGTGTGCTCTGGCCGTATTCGGAGCCTTGGTGTAACTGGTCGACCCCGAAAGCGGGGCCGAAAGCATGAATCTGACCAGTCCTCTAATCTCGATGGCTCGATGCATACGAAAACGATTGGGAGACAATCATGAAGGTTCTAGCCACTACCGCTTGGGACGTAACACCAGCCCGAGTTCCTGACTTTCTTGCTAACTGTGGACGCGCCGCCGAGATTCATCGGCGCCTCGGTGCCGAAGCGGTCCACCTGATTCAGTCCATGGCCGGGCCTGTTCCCGCACTGACCTATGCGCTGATGTTTCCGGACGGGGCTACCTATGGAGCCTTCATCGACACCATCAGTACCGACGAGGAATGGCTTGCTTTCTGGGCTGAAGCATCCGCGGGAGAGCGGTACGCAACCATCGTCTCCCAAAGCGTCGGTACCGACCTGTTCTCCTAGAACGAGGGACGAATCGAGGGGCTAACTGGCGAGCACCAGCGCAACGACCAACACGACAAAACCGAAGGCGACCGGCATTCCTACTGGCCGCCAAATAAAATTCTGGTCGGGATGGGCGGATTTGAACCGCCGACCCCCTGCTCCCAAAGCAGGTGCGCTGCCTGGCTGCGCCACATCCCGGATCGACGGCCAGTGTACGAGTCGCCCGTGGTTCGCCGGGCCGCCGTGCCGGGCGCTCGGGAGGGCACCGCCAGAGCACCGTCCGAGGGTGACGTGTCGGCGTGCGTGCGCGATCCTGTCGGGGCGCACCAGCCAGTAGCCGGAGGCACCGACGCCGATGAGCGAGCCGATCTACGACGCCCGGACCTTCTGGGAACTCCTGGAACGACGGGTGTCTGCCAGCCCGGACCGGGCGTTCCTGA encodes:
- a CDS encoding BMP family ABC transporter substrate-binding protein; protein product: MTRLRILLAVLLVASGCAGGSETATPATTAPPATTEAAAATTAAPTTTTSAPETTAAPAPTEAPTTTAPATTTTEAWTSEESFDACLVTTSAGRKDKAFNEETWMNLEFGRRSMMNLRAQARPEYPEFRTGYVEAREGSDGSEEIALFVDAGCDAIVTVGAGMAAATEAAAGQHPDVDFIGADQAHDVSLPNLAGVPFGEDRAGFLAGALAASVTSSRTVAVVLDADDPMSGDYTAGFANGVAHVDAAVEVVSVTADADEGAAAAREAMDAGADVVFAAGARSNADALLEVAAEPGVLCIGVGGDQWYTVSDARPCLVSSAMKEPRWMDMEVGTSPFGHVVVRSFSERAGIEGQVFLSGNSAGMVMLTPYHDHKDAVPRDVRDMLEALAKSLLYGDLLACVREDCPEETGVADDAAPTTTTTTTATPTTTTTTTTTTTTEPPDPRFTFEPVEGVPGVDDDEIAFAVIGIRTNNPLGTCILDCYLHGVEAYFAFRNAEGGLFGRELRVSEVLDDELFSNQIRALEVISADNVFGVFNATLIASGWGDLNDSGIPNFVWNIHATESANRTNLFGHFASMCATCTQRGVPYTVKIAGATKVASLGYGVSENSKVCAQSVAASIDLYSADIGAEMAYFNDSLGYGLPNGIAPEVTQMKELGVDFISTCMDLNA